A genomic region of Magnolia sinica isolate HGM2019 chromosome 6, MsV1, whole genome shotgun sequence contains the following coding sequences:
- the LOC131250139 gene encoding brassinosteroid-responsive RING protein 1-like, translating into MQTDPIDSPQRLLANCNPSPPLAMGFPSALPDLALPRCVLHAFYALGFLRNLISALFGLLGLTQLVEYEVSVSSDASDRIRRPGFQSPSAMLIRQFLPVVCFGDLCTEKVMDGCVICLCEFEEEDEIRRLRHCEHVFHVSCLDRWMDCDQKTCPLCRSHLVPEEIREEFQERLWAAEAALYSDGEDPSTWHLVSSL; encoded by the coding sequence ATGCAAACTGACCCTATTGATTCTCCACAACGACTACTTGCAAATTGCAATCCGTCCCCACCTCTCGCCATGGGTTTTCCTTCTGCCTTACCCGACCTAGCTCTTCCCAGATGCGTTCTACACGCGTTTTACGCTCTTGGATTCCTCAGAAATCTCATCTCCGCCCTTTTCGGGCTTCTGGGTCTGACCCAACTGGTCGAATACGAAGTCTCCGTTTCGTCAGACGCGTCTGATCGTATCCGACGGCCTGGATTCCAGTCCCCGTCGGCAATGCTCATACGGCAGTTCTTGCCCGTCGTTTGTTTTGGGGATTTGTGTACGGAGAAGGTGATGGACGGGTGTGTGATTTGCTTGTGTGAGtttgaggaggaggacgagatCCGACGGTTGAGGCACTGCGAGCACGTGTTCCATGTGAGctgtttggaccgttggatggattGTGACCAGAAGACGTGTCCGCTGTGTAGGAGCCATTTGGTTCCGGAAGAAATCAGGGAAGAATTCCAGGAGAGGCTTTGGGCAGCTGAGGCGGCTTTGTATTCGGACGGCGAGGATCCGTCCACGTGGCATCTGGTCAGCTCTCTGTAG